The nucleotide sequence AGTTTGGCAATGCGTAAGAGTTTGAGAACTAAGAACTGGCGTTTATATAGAAGTGTCCCGGTTTTGGTATCGATTCCAGGATCGGGCAAAAGATGATTAGGTAAGTGATAGGTTTGTTCTGCTCAAAAAAATCTCATCCACCAGCTTGGAGTTAGGAAAATTGCCTATCCCTGTGTCTCGGAGACAAAAAAACGATCTATTCAGAAATAAATTACGTTTgattataaataggtacaggACACATTGAAACTAACAACAACACATCGTGATGAAAAGCTGAGGCTATTTTGCTTTCGTTTATCtactcatatttttcatttaaattttccttttacttgtcttttgttatttatattcgtatttattatataaataacaaaagacaATAAAATAGACAAATGATTTGTGAAACAAAAAGTATTCACgataaatttacaaaacaatttaaaaacataaatttaaatgccGAATTCTCCTGTCTTTGTACCGTCACTATGAAATTGAACagactatacttataatatacagataaacacacagacactgattGGAACAACTTCTTTTGGAGATGGAAGACCTTTACTTTAAAGCATCTAACTGACTCTGTAAGCAGAATGGGTAGCTAAAGTATTtcataagatatttaaaaacttaatctCCAGTTCTTTTTAGGTGAATCCCCTTAAAGATCTCACAGAAATCAGTCCGTACGAAGATCCCTACGTAAACTGCGACCCCATGGTATTCAAGATCATCAAGAAAAGGAGTCCAGAGGAACAGGCGAAGGTTGAAGCAAGGAAGATGGTCAAATTGAAGAAAGAGCGAGACGCTGAAATACGTAAAGCTTTGTCCGAAGCTGTCGAGGATATCTGCAAGTGTGCTTACATGGATGTTTTCTGTAACGATTTGACGGCTATCGATAATGTTATAGATAGTTGCCCAGCGTTTAAAGAACCTGATTGCGTTTGTAAAAGTGAATCTCTGAGTTCCTTATCTAGCAATGCTACTTGGGATATCGAATACACACCACCTTTTGGCTGTTTCGATTTAGCTCCGAAAAAGCGTAGGAACTACATCCATGTTGAGACCCAATACATTCCCGCAGATGCTGGGATTGTTGAGCCACCAAGGATAAAGTGTAAAAAATCATCTGCGTCCATGAAATCGAGGAAGAGTAAGGCGAAGAAGATTTGTTGCAGCCCGTGTCGGTAATGCAATCTTGGTTTTGGATTTTCAAATTTTAGTGTGTTGTGACAGTGGGATTTTTtctagaaatattaaaaaagggtattatgatatttttacaataattttaataaaattagttttaaaactgCTTACTTGATTTGTAAAACTAACTACAATAAACTTTATcttatttgtgtattatattttttcatgtaCAAAGGCAGTTCGATCAATAATAAAACACACACTATTACATTATTCACCAAAGTAGATAAATATCTTttcaacaaaacaattttttctgtatgtagtatttcataataatatggaGAACGTTTcttgaaaagattttatttatttcttacttacTCCTCGAATTGCGATCCAAATGATGCCAAGCCGTGGCCTTATTCAACAGAGGTGCGAAAATACTCGTTGATATTATCAATAACCCACCAAGCATTAAGGCCATTGGGTTTAAATTGATCTTTGGTATACTCTGAAACAGGCAGGTTCATTTAATGTCAACAGATAGTGTACCAAGGATAAATACCCTAAGTTTTTTCAGCAGTgatattactttaatttaatactgCCTATATTAAACGAAAACCTATAAAAACGACCATTATGTGCAAAAGTGATAAGCATAAGGAAGAGTAGGTAACcgcaaagaggatacaaacaccacaatgtaaaataaaggaatttatGAAGAGTCGTAAAACTACCGGTAGAGACACGAGACAGATAAAtcccttaaaatataaaactaaatggTTTAATACTCACAATGCCTGGGAAACCAAATTGCGCCACGGCATTGATCGTTTTCTTGaaaggtatttttaaaaatggtattgAAAAATCGAACCcaacctgaaataaaaataaaaatggataaaCTTGCAATCCGGGAAGTAGTATTATATTTGCTTGCACCATTTTAAAAAATGTGGGTGTCGTCCAAATTAAGAACAATTATTATAACCtgaacactttaattttatttatttgttcatagAGAGCAGCGAAGTATAAAGATAGATTTAATTTTCGTTGTTGTTGGACAAAGTTTTTTCTCGAATTATCACAATAAAAGAGCTATCTTGTTAacttaaatcataaaaaataatatgttgatGAAGGTTTATCAATACGATCCTTCCGGTAATCATGACAAAAATAGCGATAGATACTTA is from Pararge aegeria chromosome 19, ilParAegt1.1, whole genome shotgun sequence and encodes:
- the LOC120632366 gene encoding uncharacterized protein LOC120632366 isoform X2; translation: MAEDEEGDKRKKKKNASKYNYSFGDVHPGNTIGHKGCNPFLKPGYPVPAEMGWLWNSTDVPGMKPRRGWQPGIIGKSVAKMMTFKCPRGGQEKDKNKKKKKRGRAAGADLGGGDSEPDEPLEPKPTLKVQRKGDVFTILVNPLKDLTEISPYEDPYVNCDPMVFKIIKKRSPEEQAKVEARKMVKLKKERDAEIRKALSEAVEDICKCAYMDVFCNDLTAIDNVIDSCPAFKEPDCVCKSESLSSLSSNATWDIEYTPPFGCFDLAPKKRRNYIHVETQYIPADAGIVEPPRIKCKKSSASMKSRKSKAKKICCSPCR